A stretch of Microtus pennsylvanicus isolate mMicPen1 chromosome 5, mMicPen1.hap1, whole genome shotgun sequence DNA encodes these proteins:
- the LOC142851174 gene encoding large ribosomal subunit protein eL27-like — MGKFMKPRKVVLVLAGRYWGGKVVIVNNIDDGTSDCPYSHALVAGIDHYPRKVTAAMGKKKVAKRSKIKSFVKVYNYNHLMPTRYSVDIPLDKTVVNKDVFRDPVLKHKARREAKVKFEERYKTGKNKWFFQKLRF; from the coding sequence ATGGGCAAGTTTATGAAACCCAGGAAAGTGGTGCTCGTCCTGGCTGGACGCTACTGGGGAGGCAAAGTCGTCATCGTGAATAACATTGATGATGGCACCTCAGACTGCCCTTACAGCCATGCCCTGGTGGCTGGAATTGACCACTATCCCCGAAAAGTGACGGCTGCCATGGGCAAGAAGAAAGTCGCTAAGAGATCCAAGATCAAGTCCTTTGTGAAGGTTTATAACTACAACCACCTGATGCCCACAAGGTACTCTGTGGACATCCCCCTGGACAAAACTGTTGTCAACAAGGATGTCTTTAGGGACCCAGTCCTAAAACACAAGGCAAGGAGGGAAGCCAAGGTCAAATTTGAGGAACGATACAAGACAGGGAAGAACAAATGGTTTTTCCAGAAGCTTCGCTTTTAg